Proteins co-encoded in one Nicotiana sylvestris chromosome 7, ASM39365v2, whole genome shotgun sequence genomic window:
- the LOC104229677 gene encoding uncharacterized exonuclease domain-containing protein At3g15140 isoform X2, producing the protein MSLFYSRFVRPTKMHEDRINEYIEGKYGKLGVDRVWHDTAIPFGEVIEQFEVWLGERQLWRNELGGCLNKAAFVTCGNWDLKTKVPQQCKVAGMTVPPYFMEWINLKDVFLNFYKRRAKGMLSMMRELQMPLLGSHHLGIDDAKNIARVLQHMLSDGALVQITARRNPHSSEKVEFLFEDRIV; encoded by the exons ATGTCTCTATTTTACTCAAG GTTTGTGAGGCCGACAAAAATGCATGAAGACAGAATAAATGAATATATAGAAGGGAAATATGGAAAGCTAGGAGTTGATCG CGTCTGGCATGATACAGCTATCCCATTTGGAGAAGTTATCGAGCAGTTTGAAGTTTGGCTGGGTGAACGTCAATTGTGGAGAAATGAACTGGGCGGCTGTCTAAATAAAGCTGCCTTTGTTACTTG TGGGAACTGGGATCTGAAGACTAAAGTTCCTCAGCAATGCAAAGTAGCAGGGATGACAGTGCCACCGTATTTCATGgaatggattaatttgaaggatgtGTTTTTGAACTTCTACAAGAGGAGG GCCAAAGGAATGCTTTCAATGATGAGGGAACTCCAGATGCCTTTGTTAGGGAGCCATCACCTTGGAATAGATGATGCAAAAAACATAGCAAGAGTACTGCAACACATGCTAAGTGATGGTGCCCTTGTGCAAATCACAGCTAGAAGAAACCCTCATTCTTCCGAAAAAGTTGAATTTCTTTTTGAGGATCGCATTGTATAA
- the LOC104229676 gene encoding uncharacterized protein codes for MDLFDDTSIPSSPKTTQDDQMEPGLLLEESWFFGNLLDRKSRMLRCYSDPCPSSKNTQDMLAGKSLEETFSSLQKLPQGEKLNLDSRRSNPKLQRASQSSNLERTPSLPVFVDYKDEIQDEESDFSMGKLIRQASINHVKVSHPKQSSQINLPKAPQSSLQRAPSLPVFAEREEIHDEENDFSMGKLIRQASLNHARVLPPKHTSKGLTKSPTISSTIRQHSRRRQEQKSKTRNSSSEIEDLQGFKNLDLTYEKKDSIPKMANTIPGYNEKNKKKPVGLSELDKIRKPPYSPEDHMKEQIKFWARTVASNVR; via the exons ATGGATTTGTTTGATGATACCTCTATTCCATCTTCTCCTAAAACCACTCAAGATGACCAAATGGAACCCGGATTACTTCTTGAGGAAAGTTggttttttggtaatttgctTGATAGAAAATCAAGAATGTTGAGATGTTATTCTGATCCTTGTCCTTCCTCTAAAAATACTCAAGATATGTTAGCTGgaaaatctttagaagaaacattTTCTTCACTTCAGAAACTCCCACAAGGGGAAAAATTAAATCTTGATTCAAGAAGAAGTAATCCAAAATTACAAAGAGCATCACAGAGTAGTAATTTGGAGAGGACACCTTCTTTGCCAGTTTTTGTAGACTACAAAGATGAAATCCAAGATGAAGAAAGTGATTTTTCTATGGGAAAGTTGATTAGACAAGCATCTATAAACCATGTAAAAGTCTCACATCCAAAACAAAGTTCACAGATTAATTTACCAAAAGCACCACAGAGCAGTCTGCAGAGGGCACCTTCTTTGCCAGTTTTTGCAGAAAGGGAAGAAATtcatgatgaggaaaatgatttTTCTATGGGAAAGTTGATAAGACAAGCATCTTTAAACCATGCACGAGTCTTGCCTCCTAAACATACTTCAAAG GGTCTAACCAAAAGTCCAACCATATCAAGCACCATAAGGCAGCATTCAAGGAGAAGACAAGAGCAAAAAAGCAAGACTAGAAATAGTTCAAGTGAGATTGAAGATTTGCAAGGTTTTAAGAACTTAGACTTAACCTATGAAAAGAAGGATTCAATCCCAAAAATGGCAAATACAATTCCAGGCTACAATGAGAAGAACAAGAAGAAACCTGTTGGCTTATCAGAATTAGACAAGATCAGAAAACCACCTTATTCACCAGAAGATCACATGAAAGAGCAGATCAAGTTTTGGGCTAGAACTGTGGCATCTAATGTGCGCTAA
- the LOC104229677 gene encoding uncharacterized exonuclease domain-containing protein At3g15140 isoform X1, producing the protein MATGFCRVPLLRRFLVSPPVLPFSYSLQPSRKISISASLSTTEESTSSLIQPTTSRTRWKPTCLYFTQGKCTKMDDPMHIDKFNHSCSLELMQNVAGLKNLRQQELEYFLVLDLEGKVEILEFPVLLFDAKTMDVVEFFHRFVRPTKMHEDRINEYIEGKYGKLGVDRVWHDTAIPFGEVIEQFEVWLGERQLWRNELGGCLNKAAFVTCGNWDLKTKVPQQCKVAGMTVPPYFMEWINLKDVFLNFYKRRAKGMLSMMRELQMPLLGSHHLGIDDAKNIARVLQHMLSDGALVQITARRNPHSSEKVEFLFEDRIV; encoded by the exons ATGGCTACGGGATTTTGTAGGGTCCCCTTGCTGCGGCGGTTCCTTGTATCTCCGCCGGTACTACCTTTTTCGTACTCACTTCAGCCCAGCCGTAAAATCAGTATCTCCGCCTCTCTTTCTACCACCGAAGAATCTACTTCTTCCCTAATTCAGCCCACAACTTCCCGTACCCGTTGGAAGCCAACATGTCTCTATTTTACTCAAGGTAAGTGCACTAAG ATGGATGATCCTATGCATATTGACAAGTTTAATCATAGTTGCTCCCTTGAGCTTATGCAAAATGTTGCGGGACTTAAGAATTTGCGGCAGCAGGAGTTGGAATACTTTTTGGTGCTTGATTTGGAGGGTAAAGTTGAGATTCTTGAGTTTCCAGTTCTCCTATTTGATGCCAAAACCATGGACGTCGTCGAGTTTTTCCATAG GTTTGTGAGGCCGACAAAAATGCATGAAGACAGAATAAATGAATATATAGAAGGGAAATATGGAAAGCTAGGAGTTGATCG CGTCTGGCATGATACAGCTATCCCATTTGGAGAAGTTATCGAGCAGTTTGAAGTTTGGCTGGGTGAACGTCAATTGTGGAGAAATGAACTGGGCGGCTGTCTAAATAAAGCTGCCTTTGTTACTTG TGGGAACTGGGATCTGAAGACTAAAGTTCCTCAGCAATGCAAAGTAGCAGGGATGACAGTGCCACCGTATTTCATGgaatggattaatttgaaggatgtGTTTTTGAACTTCTACAAGAGGAGG GCCAAAGGAATGCTTTCAATGATGAGGGAACTCCAGATGCCTTTGTTAGGGAGCCATCACCTTGGAATAGATGATGCAAAAAACATAGCAAGAGTACTGCAACACATGCTAAGTGATGGTGCCCTTGTGCAAATCACAGCTAGAAGAAACCCTCATTCTTCCGAAAAAGTTGAATTTCTTTTTGAGGATCGCATTGTATAA